cttgcagcaaaaggttctgggtttgaattCTGGTCTGAGGTCTTTctacatggagtttgcatgttctccctgtgcatgtgtgtgttttctccgggtactccggtttcctcccacagacCAAAAACGTGACTGTTAGGACAACTAGAGTCTCTAAATTGTCATTTGGTGGGAGTGTGTGCATGGACTATTAAGAATAGTCCAAGAATGGAGCCCTGAGGAACCTTTAGGTCAGGGGCCTCAAACTCATGTTCATTTTGGGGCgtgttaaaaatctgaatgttcttaacaTTCATAcattgtgccagaatgtatagataaaacccattaaactgtcaaaatatcaataaacagcATTCAATTCTTAAAGTCAGAGAGTATTCatcatcttttcacactgatcagttcatccagaatttcttgattatttttgccattttatacaatcaaaatcacagattttgcaGTGCTaacttagaaatatttgtaaggaatatGTACAATATTTGCGCTAATAATATGATGCTaactgtgactttttattactcgccgTATCGACCACgtactataacttgacatcaagtaaagctgaggcagcagtcacatAGACTCAATGTTTTgggccaattttgagaaaaaaattacagcACAATCCGAACAAATgtggagatttgttgattttgtgtgaatttcacagatttgtgaaaaactagtgggacttattgatgtaatgtGGAgtttagagggccacataaaaagctacggcgggccagatttggcccccgggccttgagtttgacacatatTTGCAAGCTAAAATTTCTAATTGCAAAAGGATTCACAGTAGTGTGTAGAGTGTCGACctacatttaaagtatttaatgcCTAAAGTTGTTACTATTCTATGGTTTGTTAGTTTAATAGTTTTAATTCTAACTCAAATAAGTTATGGTGCCTCACAAAGCAAGACTGAGACCATTTCAAAGTGTTGCTATGAGGCTATGAACAAGATTTCTGACAAATAAGAGCAActtaattaatatatttctcTAACTCCAATTAAAAGTAAAGGAAGGTCTGTGCAggctttttcattttacatattttttgatGCTACGGGACAGaatttgtctgtgtttgtttctgtgttggcCCTTTAATGACCTGTCAAACTTATCAGGGCCTTGCTTCTCCAAACTGGTGACAACATTCAGCCCCCTAACAAATAATTGCCTGTCTGATGCTGCTCTTGCACTTTATTAATTCTAATCACCTTAAGTGCCTCCTTAAAACagattaatcattaaaaaatgtcaataaacctATCAGTTGTATGGTGTGAACTACATCACGATTGGCTAATTCAAATttgacactttttaaaagataaatgaagCGTTCTGTAATACTCAGTCCTCTggtttacattttcaaaatttagTACCCGATGgtatttatttcaactttatttatacattttagaCTACATAATTATGCTTAATGCCACACATCAATGTATTATTACACACAGACCACTTGTATTACTATATATCACGTATTTGCTAAATTTGCTGTTGCTGCCAAGTTCCAGTTGAATATGCTGTGCATTGTGGAAGGTTTGAATGACTCACTAATTACCTTTGGTGTCAAAGGAAAACTTGtatatttcttaaaagaaataaaaatgcacttttcatatttttacataagtAATAGGTTGCatcaaataacaataaaataaatggagatTGGtggtaatgtgacaaaatataatgaaGTTAAAGTATTATGAGTACTTTTTAAATGCTCATTTAACTGTTGGAAGCCAGCAAGGGGCGCTTGCAGgcctttattttaaaagattatatttcttttgtgtcaattttctacaaaaacaaaatccaacgGGGCATAGTGGTGCAAAGATGTTCAGCTTTTCTCcaacagaaaggaaaatattcaaattgttTTAACAACATGCACTTAATTGGACAAAACAACGTCCAATACAAGTTTTGTATTGAACGACATTGACTAATCGATTGCGTTTGGGTCAGAAACAGTGCAAAGGCATCGGCGTGGTGGAGAGTTAGAGCAACAGAGAGCCGACCTGCTGCAGTTGTGTGAGGGCGCCGCTGGGTGAGACTGAGTCCCTCTCTCGGCTGCTTCGGTCTCCACTGCTCCCTTTTCccaaagaaaagaagaggagaTCTAGGTCCGGGGAGGAGGAGGGCCGCCGCCGCCATTATCGGAAAGCTGAGAGAAATTCCACTTTCACACGCGCGATCGGCTCCTAAAATTGGCCAGGACATGAAGGATCCGTGTTGCAGCAGGAGCACATTTCACCGGAGACACCGGGGCGATTACAACAAACTCACTGTTGTCTGGTGTGCGACACCGGCCCAGCGTTATTATGTGGCCACAACAATGGACAGAATAATGATTGAAAAAGCAACGTGGTGAACCGAGAGGAAGACGTCTGGAGcagactttcttttctttttttcttcttcttttttttttacacgccCGAATTTCGCAGGCGGAAAACCTCCCTTTTGCAAGAATAGTCCTGgacatatttatttcttcccGGCGtttaaatgcaacaataaaaaaaaaaaaaaccaacaacaaaaaaaacccaacattgttgcaaaaaaaaaaaaaaaaaaaaaaagaagaagaagggggcGAGAATCCAGACATGTGTGATGGGGATTCATTTCCACTGACCACGCCATACGCAGCGTTGTGATATCAGTGTTATTTGGGAGCAGTTCCTGGCGTTTATTCTGCGGCTTTTGCTTATGCACATCAGGCGGCGGCGAGGGCTGCGGCAAGCGCTGGCCTGACAGATGCGAGAGGAGAACGGGGAGAAACGCGATGGTATGTATCGCCCAAACGCGCTCCGATCGGCTCCTTTATTGGCTGACCCGGAGAAGCTGTCGAGTGCCCACACCCAAGACAAACTGGGTGGAAGTGGGTTCTCTTTAATCGCCGTGTGTGTCGGCGTGCAGCAGGGCAGGTCAGTCCACAGCCCCGGCGCTGCAGTTGCATTAGACAGCAGGCCTGGCGTGATCAGCCCCTCTGAGCGCCCTGAAGCCAATGTTCGCTGGTAATCCTTAGCGGAACACAGAACTTGTCTCTGTAAGCGGGTTATACAACCCTGCGAGCTGAATTTGCGCTCCAGATCTCTGCTCAGAAGGTGTcagattgtttttctaaatatcCGTTTGTTCGGGCATCAGGCCTAGCTCAGCTGCCCACATTTGTTTTTGACCCTGCTGGACTTTGCCTTTAAAGAAAGGGCAAATTGTGCcacctctctctttttttttttttttttttgtattttaaatataactGCTTGGGTAATGTCGAAGTAGCCAAGGTCACTTTGTGTTATTAGTTTTGCCTTATGAAGTGGCCATCATAATGGCATTGCATCAGTACTGATATAGAAGCAGTTATCTGTGCTTTAAAAATAGATGAGGTGAGAAAGTTTATGGCATCTTTTGCTTTGTTGTACttgtgtttgaattttttggggggcaaaTTATTTTTCTAGTGGCTTTTATTAGTTGGTAGGCTTGAGGAGAAGAATGTGAAGATTATATTTATAGTCTTTTTAGTATTGAATATTTAACTCCGTCAAAAAAAGCTTTGACATGGTAGAACAGGTAAAATGGAGTCTACTGCTGATAAGGACTGGTGATTGTTTAACCTGCTTAAAAATGATCTATAACTGGATATATAGTTATTCCTGGATTGTttatataaatgatttaaaaaaagaaatggctcAAATACTGATCCTTGAATAGCACCTGTCTTTATTTGTGCAGCTAAATAGTTGTATATGTCTGTACAAATATATGTTTTGCGATTTTTGGACAACCAACATTTAAAGCCATAacatatttttgagttttagaAGATGGAACTATAGTCAGGATTAAAGTTaatgtccaaaaataaaagcttaaacatgtttttcaaacagATATATATCAAAACCCAGAAGATTTATTTTGGAAGATTGTTTTAACCCATTTCCCCTCAGGAATATTTAGcatgaataatttctgaaatacCTCAACTTTCTAACTTTTAACCAAAACATGGGAAACCTGTATAATTTGAgagtttatttcaaatttatatatatatatagagagagagagagagagagacttttTGCTACCTTATGTGGTTTGATTAGGCTGTTGATATAAGAAGATAGTTGGGGGGATGGGAGGATAGATTGTTGGgctggaagacatttaagtTAACATTTATGTTCCAATGTATCAAAGTTTGAAAATTCCTATTCATAAACAATATCATGACTATAAATCTGGTCATTTCCCCCCTCTTGTAGCAGCACTATTTGTCTGGCTTAAAAATAAGTAGAGAATGGCGTGTCGACAGCACAGTCATTTATATGCATGTCACTAAACTCACTGATCAGCTGATACATCAGTTGAAGAGCCACTCCCAACATGCTTGTTCTTAGATTTTGGATCTCAGTccctgtctttttttctttcttttttttttagatcagcTGAGCTGAGAGTAATCTCTGCTGCATAAAATTATCCCTGGTAAAATGCAAAGACcgatttcttttaatttgtcacCAATGAGCGTGTTACTCAGGCTAAAGCTCagttatcaaatcaaaatttcAGCAGGTTAATTCAAAAACTGACATCGGGCCAGTCAAACGCAGAGTTCCAgcaaaaagtcataatataatAGAATTTGTCCAcataacaaagaaaacatgtcgAACTAGTCCGTCCTCCTCATTGTTGTGCATTGTAGCTGCAGCGCTGCAATTGATAATAAATAAGCTTCCCTTTTTCATGGAAATTTGCGTAAACCTGTGTTTTTCAGGTTTGGCTGCTACTACAGTGTGAGAAAAATCAATGGCTTCTGCCAGCAGATATTATAATGGCtggcatttatttctgtaacaCTCCCCTCACTAGGTTTGGCCTGTAATGAATGATGGTGCCAAAGAAATACAATAgggctttacaaaaaaatacaaatcttgGAGCTGTACAGTAAGAATGCTAACAGAATAATTTCACACAGTGTGCAACTAATTGATGTAATTTTTGCTTGCGAAATGTCACACTTTGgtaaataattgatattttaatatCGATGAGCAAAAGGGACTATTTTGTTGCTGAAACAATAAGGGTGTTGTGCAAAAAAGGTCAGCTTGGTGTTAAATTATAATTCTTGTTTTAGAGGCACACATAGCACAACATTTAGAAGCATATTGTTATTGGAtatattagaatttttttaaattttttaatttactggtattttcattatttgcaaatgtgttcagtttctttttctgtacattttctcGATTAACAAATGCTCTTTTTGTCTGACTTcccttcttttttgtttgttttgacaggaTGTGACTCTTATAAGGAATGAATGAAAGGACCTGCTGCTCTTATCACTGCACTGTTATTTATTATATCTGACGCCCAGCAGAAGAAGGAGCAATCTGATCTGTTCTGTGGATCAGCAGTATACGGACGAGCATATTAGTGATCTCTTTTATTCAGTGCCTATTTGTGGCAGGATGAGTTTCGAAAGGCTATGATGGCGAAAAAGCAAGATGCACGATCGCCCATTTACAACCTCATTGTGGTGGGTTTGTCTGGAACAGAGAAGGAGAAGGGGCAATGTGGGGTGGGCAAATCCTGCCTGTGCAATCGGTTTGTGCGACCCAGTGCTGATGATTTCTACCTGGACCACACATCAGTTTTAAGCACCAGTGACTTTGGGGGTCGTGTGGTTAACAATGACCACTTTCTATTTTGGGGGGAGGTGTCTCGGGTCCTGGAGGAGGGCCCTGAGTGCAGGATGCATGTTGTGGAGCAAACTGAATTCATAGATGACCAGACATTTCAGCCACACCGTAGCACTGCTATGCAGCCCTATATCAAGCGAGCAGCTGCGACCAAGTTGGCCTCGGCAGAGAAACTCATGTACTTCTGTACAGATCAGCTGGGTTTGGAGCAAGACTTTGAGCAAAAGCAAATGCCAGAGGGGAAACTGCAGGTTGATGGTTTCCTGCTTTGTGTTGATGTGAGCCGTGGCATGAACCGTAACTTTGATGACCAGCTGAAATTCGTCACAAACCTTTATGGCCAGCTCAGCAAGACCAAGAAGCCCATTGTGCTGGTGCTGACCAAATGTGACGAAGGTGTTGAACGCTATATCAAAGATGCGCATACTTTTGCAATCACAAAGAAAAGTCTCCCAGTAGTCGAGACTTCTGCTCGCTCAAATATTAATGTGGATCTAGCCTTCCTCACGTTGGTTCAGCTTATTGATAAGAGCAGGGGCAAGCCCAAGATCATACCTTATTTTGAAGCCCTGAAACTCCAGAGTCAGCAAATAGCTTCAGCCAAGGATCGCTATGAGTGGCTCATCAACCGTATTGTCAAAAATCATAATGAGACTTGGTTAAATGCCAGTCGACGAATGAACAACTCACCAGAGTACAAAGAATATGTTTTCTTGGAAGGAACAGCTAAATGCAAAAAGCTTTTTCAACAGCACGTCTACCGCCTGAAGCAAGAGCACATCGAGAGGCGTCGCAGGATATACCTTAGCACTCTCCCTTTAGCACTTAGTTCACTGGTGCCGGATCTCGATGAAATAGATCAGCTGAGCTGGTCTGGAGTGCAGAAAGTGCTGGAGTCCAAGCAACACTTTACTCACTGGTTTGTCGTTCTGGAGGATTCTCCATGGGAAGACACATCTCACATAGACAACATGGAGGATGAGCGAATTCCCTCAGACCTACTGGAGACTGCTGAAGCAGAAGATATATTCAATGCCCATCTGGAACATCTAAGAAATGAATGTAGACGTGCAGAAATAAGACAGGAGTTTAAGCAAAAGTTAGCATCCTCACCCTTTGTCACGCCCGGTAAACCATGGGAGGAGGCCCGCAGCTTCATCATGAATGAGGAGTTTTATCAGTGGCTCGAGGAGCCGGAGTACTTGGACCTGTACAACCGCCATCAAAAGGAGATTATTGATCGTGCTAAAGAAGACTTTCAGGAGCTTCTGCTTGAATACTCTGAGCTTTTTTATGAGCTTGAAGTGGATGCCAAGCCTAGCAAAGAAAAGATGGGAGCAATTCAGGAGGTTCTGGGAGAGGAGCAGAGGTTTAAGGCGCTGCAAAAGCTTCCTGCTGAAAGAGATGCCCTTGTGCTGAAGCATATTCACTTTGTCTATCACCCCACCAAGGAAACGTGCCCCAGTAGCCCTCACTGTGGAGACTCTAAGATTGAGCAACTCCTAGCATCTCGTTTTCCCACCTGTTACCCCTTCTTCGATGTGAAAGCTCATTTTGGGGACACCAAAGCTGATAGAATTAATTTGGTCATCCTAGGTAAGGATGGGTTGGCCAGAGAATTTGCCAATGAGATTAGAGCTCTGTGCACAAATGATGACTGGTATGTTTTAGACGGGAAGATGTATGAGTTGACACTGCGGCCTATTGAGGGGAATGTACGTCTTCCAGTAAACTCCTTCCACACCCCCACATTTACCCCTCATGGATGTCTTTGTCTGTATAACTCAAAAGATTCTCTATCTTATGTGGTAGAAAGTCTTGAGCGACTTAGGGAATCAACTCTAGGTCGAAGGGATAGCCAGCTGGCTCAACTGCCAACATCCGTCCTTTTAGTCACTAAAAGAGGCGTGGGCTCATATGTTGATATAGGTGGAGACACTGCCTTAAACCTAATAACACAGGGACAACAAGTTGCAAGGAGACTGCAGTGTAGCTTTTTAGACCCAGCCTCCCCCGGTGTGGGCTATGGGCACAATGTAAATGAGACTCAGATCAATCAGGTGCTGAGAGGCCTTCTTGATGTTAGAAGGAGCACATCTTTTAGTAGCAGCTCCCCACCTCTCCTCCCTGAGCCTCCCGGTCTCCGAGACTCTCCACATCAGCCAGCCCAAGAGGCAGACCTACGCATTGTCATGTGCTTAATGTGTGGAGACCCCTATGACATTGAACAGCTCCTGTCTCCTTTCCTGATGCATCAGCATTGCAGACCTATGTCGAATAGTGGCACTTCTGTGTTGTTAGAGCAGACTATTGGGGGGCACAAGCTGGCTATAGAGCTTTCTCTCCTCTCATATCATGCCTCGTTCACTTTAAGGAAGAGCAGGTTAGTGCACGGCTATATTGCAGTGTACTCAGTCACCCGGAAAGCTTCCCTGGAGACCCTGTGTGCATTCTTATGTGAGGTTCAGGACATTATCCCCGTTCAGCTGTTGGCAGTAGGAGATAGTCAGGCCGAGCTCACTGACAGCGACTTTGCCTGTGAACAGCTGATTCAGGGGGAGGAGCTGGCCCATGAGATCGAGGGTCGTTTCAATAGTGTGGTTTGTGGATCCGGGGGAGTGGTGGGAGGCCTGCACAGAATagaaatgtttcattcatttctgaTGGAGGTGGTAGAGAAGCGCAACATCGTGGAGGCCACACATATGTATGACAATGTTGCAGAAGCTTGCACTGGTGAAAATGTATACTCCCCACGCTGCATCTCTCCCAGTCCTATGACCATGTTTGTGGATTCAGAGGATGACGTAGAGCCTTCTCCACCGTATTACGATGGCACTCTCTCCTCTCATGGTGGCGGCTTCAACATGCCTGACTTGGACTCCAGTGACATCTCTGTCATATCTGAGATCAGAGACTTTGAAAATAagctcaacaacaaaatacCCCCCCAAGTGAGAGTAAAACCAGGTGTCACTTTCGACTTCCGGAAGGTTGGCCGTAGTCCCTACATCGACACCCTAGGTCATCGTCGGTCCCTGCCCTCTGCTGTTACCTGGGTACCTGGTGGAGATGTGGGTTACGACCCCTCAGACTATGCCGAACCCATTGATGCCGTCTCAAAACCCCGCCCAAGCAACGAAGAAATCATCTACTCAGTTCCACATGACAGCACGCAGGGCAAAATCATTACCATCCGCAACTCCAACAGGATGCATTCAAATGGAAACGGCTCAGACAGCGAGGCAGACAGCAGCTCTTTGGAGCGAAGGAGGAAGTTCTCAGCAATCGGAGTGAAGCCCCGACTGTACCGCGACCGCTCGAAGCGGCTGGGCAAGTTCAGCAGTTTCCGTACAAGCTTTATAGGCAGCGACGATGAAATGGGAGCTCTGTCAAAGTCCAAAGAAGATGACTTTGGGACTTTGAAAGGTGACAGTCTTGTTAACGAGGAGATTGAGGACCCAAAGAAGAGGAACATTCTGAAGAGCCTCAGGAGAACAGCCAAGGTTTGTATTATTACAaccttttctattttaaatcttAGAGAAATTAGAGTAGTTTATGTccaaatgttaaatattatcatTAAGGACTATTTTGTTTCAACCTATGGAGTACAGTGCACTATTCTTTCTAATTCCAGCACAGAGGTATATCCCAGTGAGATGGATCTACAAGCCTCGAGAATTAGCAGCCACTATGAGGGAAACCTGACtttgatgaatattttaaactttgtaaTCAAAAGTCCTGTTTTCATCTCTCGCAGAAAACAAGACCAAAGCCGCGTCCATCGATTCCCAAGCCCATGGAGAGCTGTTACTTTGGAGTGCCGCTAGCAAGTGTGGTCTCCCCAGACAGACCAATTCCACTTTTCATAGAGAAGTGCGTCCACTTCATTGAGAAAACAGGTGAGTTTCTTTGGTATATTGAGAAGATTACAGACCTAAATGTTCATTTAGGTTTGTGCAAGACAAACTTCAAAACTacataaagtttatttcttaCAGATTTGAACTGATCCGACACTTAGGGCTCAACATCCCGAGTTTGCGGCTTTAAATAATTCAGGAGCAAAGTGAGAATTTCTACTTTGATAATCCTATCGTTCAGCCTATGCCActtataaaaatgaaagtgtttcTGTGCGTGAATAAAGACTTGAGTGCTTTTTGAAAGACTAGAGAAAAGATATAGTCATAATGAACAGTTTAATATAtgaaatggaaaacagaaaatatattaacttgTAGGAGTAACTTGGTAAACAAGAATGCTTCAGTTATCTTTTCATGATCATTATCTTTAATATGCATTTCTTATCAATTACTGGCCAATAGAACACAATACATGTTTACTTTACATTGATCTTTTGTTTCTAAACGGATGCCGAGGCAGCCGATACGCATCCAACAATGGCTTTAAAGCAAATATTATGCTCAGTTAAGGTCAGTGCTGACTCATTCATAAATCGGCTGGAATCAGCAGAAATGCTCCAGATTGCGCTGTCCATATCTCCGCTAGCTGAAGACTGCCAGATAAGCTGAAGTGTTGCTTCCACTAAAGGCACTGACCAGACAAACACAATAACAGCCAGTCATTTTTGTATGAGTCAGtgtgctttttttattcttcttttgaAAACGTACTGTGTTAGTTCACATCATATGTGCTGCATCTGGTGAagatatgttaaaaaacaaGTAGAGTTTATAAAATCTGTTCTTTTATCTAAAATCTAATATctaaacatcacatttttacCCAGCTGCACTGCATacttgaagaaataaataaaaattggtcAGATAGATTTCTCACCAACATCCAATATCTTTGCACTTCCAGCAGCACAACTTCTCACATGCATCTAAAACTTGgttaagtttaatttaatgtttagaCTTATTggatttttatataatattaaacAATGCATTTTCTCTACTTCACTTCCTCTCTGAGTAATTTCTCTTGGAAACCATTTGCTTCAaccattcatttttctttatttgggaTAATTTGCTCCAATTTACAGCAAATTCTCTAGATAGCTGATACAAAGAGTTACAACTATTACT
This region of Xiphophorus hellerii strain 12219 chromosome 11, Xiphophorus_hellerii-4.1, whole genome shotgun sequence genomic DNA includes:
- the arhgap35b gene encoding rho GTPase-activating protein 35; this translates as MMAKKQDARSPIYNLIVVGLSGTEKEKGQCGVGKSCLCNRFVRPSADDFYLDHTSVLSTSDFGGRVVNNDHFLFWGEVSRVLEEGPECRMHVVEQTEFIDDQTFQPHRSTAMQPYIKRAAATKLASAEKLMYFCTDQLGLEQDFEQKQMPEGKLQVDGFLLCVDVSRGMNRNFDDQLKFVTNLYGQLSKTKKPIVLVLTKCDEGVERYIKDAHTFAITKKSLPVVETSARSNINVDLAFLTLVQLIDKSRGKPKIIPYFEALKLQSQQIASAKDRYEWLINRIVKNHNETWLNASRRMNNSPEYKEYVFLEGTAKCKKLFQQHVYRLKQEHIERRRRIYLSTLPLALSSLVPDLDEIDQLSWSGVQKVLESKQHFTHWFVVLEDSPWEDTSHIDNMEDERIPSDLLETAEAEDIFNAHLEHLRNECRRAEIRQEFKQKLASSPFVTPGKPWEEARSFIMNEEFYQWLEEPEYLDLYNRHQKEIIDRAKEDFQELLLEYSELFYELEVDAKPSKEKMGAIQEVLGEEQRFKALQKLPAERDALVLKHIHFVYHPTKETCPSSPHCGDSKIEQLLASRFPTCYPFFDVKAHFGDTKADRINLVILGKDGLAREFANEIRALCTNDDWYVLDGKMYELTLRPIEGNVRLPVNSFHTPTFTPHGCLCLYNSKDSLSYVVESLERLRESTLGRRDSQLAQLPTSVLLVTKRGVGSYVDIGGDTALNLITQGQQVARRLQCSFLDPASPGVGYGHNVNETQINQVLRGLLDVRRSTSFSSSSPPLLPEPPGLRDSPHQPAQEADLRIVMCLMCGDPYDIEQLLSPFLMHQHCRPMSNSGTSVLLEQTIGGHKLAIELSLLSYHASFTLRKSRLVHGYIAVYSVTRKASLETLCAFLCEVQDIIPVQLLAVGDSQAELTDSDFACEQLIQGEELAHEIEGRFNSVVCGSGGVVGGLHRIEMFHSFLMEVVEKRNIVEATHMYDNVAEACTGENVYSPRCISPSPMTMFVDSEDDVEPSPPYYDGTLSSHGGGFNMPDLDSSDISVISEIRDFENKLNNKIPPQVRVKPGVTFDFRKVGRSPYIDTLGHRRSLPSAVTWVPGGDVGYDPSDYAEPIDAVSKPRPSNEEIIYSVPHDSTQGKIITIRNSNRMHSNGNGSDSEADSSSLERRRKFSAIGVKPRLYRDRSKRLGKFSSFRTSFIGSDDEMGALSKSKEDDFGTLKGDSLVNEEIEDPKKRNILKSLRRTAKKTRPKPRPSIPKPMESCYFGVPLASVVSPDRPIPLFIEKCVHFIEKTGLNTEGLYRVSGNKSEMESMQKQFEQDHGLDLVEKDFAINTVAGALKSFFSELPEPLVPCALQVELLDAFKIMDREQRLYAMKDVLRKFPKENYDVFRYVVSHLNRVSQLSRLNLMTSENLSICFWPTLMRPDFTTMDALTATRTYQTIIETFIHQCAFFFYNQPLIDSPTGLGGLPASPTTTLGGSSAYSCYRSSPPHTAAHFSPLQQSPPTTPQSPLQSLLPPLHQHPHAHHSPAEQETL